One window from the genome of Anolis sagrei isolate rAnoSag1 chromosome 4, rAnoSag1.mat, whole genome shotgun sequence encodes:
- the GDAP1 gene encoding ganglioside-induced differentiation-associated protein 1 → MLSPWSRLSSSEREKRKSQGQLQNSELSRKKNGEMTEEKEEQSKGKMPPSEVDAKIDAKLILYHWTQSFSSQKVRLVIAEKGLKCEEHDVSLPLSEHNEPWFMRLNASGEVPVLIHRDNIICDANQIIDYLEETFTDENTPRLMPEEGSMYYPRVQHYRELLDSLPMDAYTHGCILHPELAVDSLIPAYATTRIRSQIGNTESELKKLAEENPDLQDAYIAKQKRLKSKLMDHDNIKYLKKILDELEKVLDQVETELQRRNEETPEDGQQPWLCGQFFSLADVSLAVTLHRLKFIGLARRNWGNGKRPNLEAYYERVLKKKTFYRVLGHVNNILISAVLPTAFRVAKKRAPRVLGTTFLVGLLAGIGYFAFVTLRKRFPNMLFSVRVRPSSV, encoded by the exons ATGCTCTCTCCTTGGAGCAGACTCAGTAGCAGCGAGCGAGAAAAAAGGAAATCACAGGGACAGTTACAGAACAGTGAATTGAGCAGAAAGAAAAACGGTGAAATgacagaagaaaaggaggagcaaTCCAAGGGCAAAATGCCTCCAAGCGAGGTAGATGCCAAGATAGATGCTAAACTCATCCTCTATCACTGGACACAGTCCTTCAGCTCTCAAAAG GTTCGTTTGGTGATTGCTGAAAAGGGACTGAAATGTGAAGAGCATGATGTAAGCCTTCCACTGAGTGAGCACAACGAGCCCTGGTTTATGCGATTAAATGCATCTGGAGAAGTCCCTGTGCTCATTCACAGAGACAACATTATTTGTGATGCCAACCAGATTATTGACTACTTGGAAGAGACATTTACAGATG AAAATACCCCAAGGCTAATGCCAGAAGAAGGAAGCATGTACTATCCAAGGGTTCAGCACTACAGGGAGCTCTTGGATTCTTTGCCCATGGATGCCTATACACACGGCTGCATTTTGCATCCTGAATTAGCAGTGGACTCTTTGATTCCAGCTTATGCCACAACTCGTATTCGGA GCCAAATAGGTAATACTGAATCTGAGCTGAAGAAACTTGCGGAAGAAAACCCTGATTTGCAAGATGCATATATTGCAAAACAAAAACGTCTCAAA tcaaaactgATGGATCATGATAACATAAAATACTTAAAGAAAATATTGGATGAACTGGAAAAAGTTCTGGATCAAGTTGAGACTGAGTTGcagagaagaaatgaagaaacaCCAG AAGATGGACAGCAGCCTTGGCTCTGTGGCCAGTTTTTCAGCTTGGCTGATGTATCCCTTGCTGTTACATTGCATCGCCTGAAATTCATCGGACTGGCAAGGAGAAACTGGGGGAATGGGAAACGACCTAATTTGGAAGCCTATTACGAGCGTGTCTTGAAGAAAAAAACTTTCTACCGGGTTTTAGGACATGTCAACAACATATTAATCTCGGCAGTTCTTCCAACTGCTTTTCGAGTTGCCAAGAAGAGGGCGCCCAGAGTTTTGGGCACTACGTTTCTAGTTGGCTTACTGGCAGGAATAGGGTATTTTGCTTTTGTTACTCTTCGAAAGAGATTTCCTAACATGCTGTTCTCAGTTAGGGTGAGGCCAAGCTCTGTGTAG